A window of Drosophila subobscura isolate 14011-0131.10 chromosome E, UCBerk_Dsub_1.0, whole genome shotgun sequence contains these coding sequences:
- the LOC117891311 gene encoding protein kinase C, eye isozyme, producing the protein MAAAAVATPGATVLPSGPAAAAAPLVVPAPAGKGPGNLLEIVGEANVVNYMKNRLRKGAMKRKGQEIVNGHRFGVRFFKQPTYCGHCKDFIWGFGKPGFQCEECRFNIHQKCCKFVVFKCPGKDTDFDADCAKVKHGWISTTYTTPTFCDECGMLLHGVAHQGVKCENCNLNVHHVCQEKVPPMCGADISEVRGRLLLYVELKGNNLKVDIKEAANLIPMDTNGFSDPYIAVQMHPDRSGKSKKKTKTIQKNLNPVFNETFTFELQPQDREKRLLIEVWDWDRTSRNDFMGSFSFSMDELQKEPVDGWYKFLCQVEGEHYNIPCVDAINDMARLSDEVKHDRRPNEKRRMDNKDMPHNMSKRDMIRAADFNFVKVIGKGSFGKVLLAERRGTDELYAVKVLRKDVIIQTDDMELPMNEKRILALSGRPPFLVSMHSCFQTMDRLFFVMEYCKGGDLMYHMQQYGRFKESVAIFYAVEIAIAFFFLHERDIIYRDLKLDNILLDAEGHVKLVDFGLSKAGVTERETTRTFCGTAMYMAPEIVSCEPYSITADWWAYGVLLFEFMAGQSPFEGDDESTVFRNIKEKKAVFPKHFTQDAMDIITSFLAKKPNNRLGAGKYARQEITTHPFFNSIDWEKAEAGEMEPPIVPRIKHRKDISNFDEAFTKEKTDLTPTDKLFMMNLDQNDFIGFSYMNPEFITIL; encoded by the exons atggctgccgctgctgttgcaacgcCTGGGGCCACTGTGCTGCCGTCaggacctgctgctgccgccgcaccGTTAGTTGTTCCGGCACCTGCCGGCAAGGGTCCTGGCAATCTGTTGGAAATTGTCGGCGAGGCCAATGTTGTAAACTACATGAAGAATCGCCTGCGGAAGGGCGCCATGAAGCGCAAGGGTCAGGAGATTGTGAACGGACATCGCTTCGGGGTGCGCTTCTTCAAGCAGCCCACCTACTGTGGCCACTGCAAGGATTTCATCTG GGGCTTTGGCAAGCCGGGTTTTCAGTGCGAGG AGTGCCGCTTCAACATACACCAAAAGTGCTGCAAGTTTGTGGTGTTCAAGTGCCCCGGCAAGGACACGGATTTCGATGCGGACTGTGCCAAAGTGAAGCACGGCTGGATCTCCACCACCTACACCACGCCCACCTTCTGCGACGAGTGCGGCATGCTGCTGCACGGCGTGGCCCATCAGGGAGTCAAGTGCGAGA ACTGCAACCTGAATGTGCATCATGTGTGCCAGGAGAAGGTGCCACCCATGTGCGGCGCGGACATCAGCGAGGTGCGtggccggctgctgctctacGTGGAGCTCAAGGGGAACAACCTCAAAGTGGACA TCAAGGAGGCAGCCAATCTCATTCCCATGGACACCAATGGCTTCAGCGATCCGTACATTGCGGTCCAAATGCATCCGGATCGTTCGGGAAAGTCCAAAAAGAAGACCAAGACCATCCAGAAGAACCTCAATCCGGTCTTCAATGAAACTTTCACTTT TGAGCTGCAGCCGCAGGACCGCGAAAAGCGTCTGCTCATCGAGGTGTGGGACTGGGATCGCACCTCGCGCAACGACTTCATGGGCTCCTTCTCGTTCAGCATGGACGAACTGCAGAAGGAGCCCGTCGATGGCTGGTACAAGTTCCTCTGCCAGGTGGAGGGCGAGCACTACAACATTCCCTGTGTGGATGCCATCAATGATATGGCACGCCTGAGCGATGAAGTGAAG CACGATCGTCGACCCAATGAGAAGCGTCGCATGGACAACAAGGACATGCCCCATAACATGAGCAAGCGCGACATGATCCGCGCTGCTGACTTCAACTTTGTCAAGGTCATTGGCAAGGGCTCCTTCGGCAAAGTGCTGCTGGCCGAGCGACGCGGCACCGACGAGCTGTATGCGGTGAAGGTGCTCCGCAAGGATGTCATCATCCAGACGGACGACATGGAGCTGCCCATGAACGAGAAGCGCATACTGGCCCTGTCCGGTCGTCCGCCCTTCCTGGTCTCCATGCACTCCTGCTTCCAGACCATGGATCGTCTGTTCTTCGTCATGGAGTACTGCAAGGGCGGGGATCTCATGTACCACATGCAGCAGTACGGCAGATTCAAGGAGTCTGTGGCCAT TTTCTATGCCGTGGAGATAGCCATTGCCTTTTTCTTTCTGCACGAACGTGACATCATCTATCGGGATCTGAAGCTGGACAACATTCTGCTGGACGCCGAGGGGCATGTGAAGCTGGTGGACTTTGGCCTGAGCAAGGCGGGCGTCACGGAGCGCGAGACAACGCgcactttttgtggcacgGCCATGTACATGGCACCGGAG ATTGTCAGCTGTGAGCCGTATTCCATAACCGCCGACTGGTGGGCGTATGGGGTGCTGCTCTTCGAGTTCATGGCCGGCCAGTCGCCGTTCGAGGGGGACGATGAGTCCACCGTCTTTCGAAACATCAAAGAGAAGAAGGCCGTGTTCCCCAAGCACTTTACACAGGATGCCATGGATATTATAACTAGT TTCCTGGCCAAGAAGCCCAACAATCGCTTGGGCGCTGGCAAATATGCCAGGCAGGAGATAACCACGCATCCTTTCTTCAACAGCATCGATTGGGAAAAGGCGGAGGCGGGTGAAATGGAGCCACCCATTGTGCCCCGAATT AAACATCGCAAGGACATAAGCAACTTTGATGAGGCCTTTACCAAGGAGAAAACGGATTTGACACCAACCGACAAGCTCTTCATGATGAATCTGGACCAAAACGATTTCATAGGGTTCTCCTACATGAATCCCGAGTTTATAACCATACTCTAA